The Candidatus Atribacteria bacterium ADurb.Bin276 genome window below encodes:
- a CDS encoding CHRD domain protein has protein sequence MKTYTFLLAVLSLIFLGTLTTLAIEPIPISQNYQYVAMLSGDEAIPPQNTGAFGKAFFGLNQEMNQISYRVEVYNIYDVLMVTLRLGSPGKEGSLIVWLFPETPPPTPLKYKGLFEGVLAEGIITEDRLAGRLKGFPLSTLIQEIENRRVFVQVDTLLHQIGELRGQLLPNP, from the coding sequence ATGAAAACCTACACTTTCCTCTTGGCGGTTTTGAGTCTAATCTTTTTGGGAACATTAACAACCCTGGCAATTGAACCTATTCCAATAAGCCAAAATTATCAATATGTGGCAATGCTATCTGGAGATGAGGCTATACCGCCACAAAATACCGGAGCCTTTGGAAAAGCTTTTTTTGGTTTGAACCAAGAAATGAATCAAATCAGCTATCGAGTTGAAGTTTATAATATTTATGATGTGTTAATGGTAACTTTACGTTTGGGTTCTCCAGGAAAAGAAGGTTCTCTAATTGTGTGGCTTTTTCCAGAAACTCCTCCACCAACTCCGTTAAAATATAAAGGACTATTTGAGGGGGTTCTTGCCGAAGGAATTATTACTGAAGATCGACTGGCGGGTAGATTAAAAGGATTCCCTCTTTCTACATTAATCCAAGAAATAGAAAACCGAAGAGTTTTTGTGCAGGTTGATACTTTACTTCATCAAATTGGAGAGTTAAGGGGTCAGCTATTACCCAATCCTTAA